A window of Nonomuraea angiospora genomic DNA:
TGTTCAACTTCACCGGCGAGGTCTACGACGACGGGACGATCGTGCACGGGATCCCCGTGCCCTACAGCACCACGGGCAAGGAGTGGGTGGACAACCGGTTCCATACCTACCGGCCTGAGGAGCTGGTACGTCTGGCGCTGTCCAAGCCGGCCCGGTTCGAGCCGGGCACGGGCTGGAGCTATGCCAACACCAACTACGTGCTGGCCCGGCTGCTGATCGAGAAGGTCACCGGCCGCTCGCTGGCCGAAGAGATGCAGCGACTGATCCTGGGGCCGCTCGGGCTGTCGGGCACCGTGGTGCCGGACGCCTCGCCGGAGATTCCTGCGCCGCACGCCCACATCTACTACCGCCACGAGGAAGACGGCCAGCACAAGACGATCGACATCACCCGCTACAACCCCTCCTGGGTCTCCACCGGCGGTGACATGATCTCGACCACCCGGGATCTGCACACGTTCATCTCCGCGCTGGTAGGTGGCAAGCTCCTGCCGGCCGCACTGCTGGCCGAGATGTGCACCCCGCACGCCACGGGCATCCCGAACATGGACTACGGGCTGGGGGTGTTCGTCCAGAAAACCGACTGCGGCGGCACCGTCATCACCCACAACGGTGGCAACGTCGGCTCCGCGACACTGATGTACAGCACGCCCGACGGCATCAAGACCCTGACCGCCGTACTGAACTGGGTGGACGACGCCGCCATGTCCATAGCGACAGCGTTCCCGAACGCTCAGCAAAAGCTCGTCAACAAGGTGTTCTGCGGCAAGCAGGCCGATCCGGCCCGGCCGGCGCACTGAACACCTGTGACCCGCACACCTCCAGAGGCGACCCCTTCCGGGTCATGCATCAGGGAGAACATCAACCGGGGCCACATGCACGGCTGCGGTCCGCTGGTCGCCGAACTCGAGCACAAGGCAGAATTCTGCCGATGAACGGAGTCACGATCGGGCAGGCGGCGGCATTCGTCGGCGTCACAGTCAAGACGGTGCGCCACTACCACAAGCTCGGCCTGGTCAAGGAGCCGGAACGCGACAGCTCCGGCTACCGCAGGTACGGATCCGCCGAGCTGCTGCGGCTGGTGCAGATCCGGACGCTGGCCGCCGCCGGGGTGCCGCTGGCCGAAGTCGGGCCCCTGCT
This region includes:
- a CDS encoding serine hydrolase domain-containing protein, which gives rise to MTITRSDQDKGTLPAAAAGQDRPELHKAIEEIVESGFLGVSLRVHDERGEWVGSAGVAELGGTAKPPVNGHARIGSNTKTFTATLVLQLVAEGKLELDTSAADYLPEFGLDRRITVRMLLQHTSGLFNFTGEVYDDGTIVHGIPVPYSTTGKEWVDNRFHTYRPEELVRLALSKPARFEPGTGWSYANTNYVLARLLIEKVTGRSLAEEMQRLILGPLGLSGTVVPDASPEIPAPHAHIYYRHEEDGQHKTIDITRYNPSWVSTGGDMISTTRDLHTFISALVGGKLLPAALLAEMCTPHATGIPNMDYGLGVFVQKTDCGGTVITHNGGNVGSATLMYSTPDGIKTLTAVLNWVDDAAMSIATAFPNAQQKLVNKVFCGKQADPARPAH